The Kaustia mangrovi genome has a segment encoding these proteins:
- a CDS encoding CopG family transcriptional regulator gives MKKDRLNVYFDPSLTAELEALAARRKVSKSQVVEAALASYLSPDAADQREAAITRRLDRLTRAVERLERNQTITTEALALFVRFWLTTTPPLPDTNREAAQAKGRERYEGFVETLGRRLAKGNTLVKEVSEDITGHGSE, from the coding sequence ATGAAAAAGGACCGACTCAATGTCTATTTCGACCCATCGCTGACAGCGGAGCTGGAAGCGTTGGCAGCACGTCGCAAGGTTTCCAAATCGCAGGTCGTGGAGGCGGCGCTCGCCTCTTATCTTTCGCCGGATGCCGCTGACCAGCGCGAGGCCGCTATCACCCGGCGGCTTGATCGGCTGACCCGCGCCGTCGAACGCCTGGAGCGCAACCAGACGATCACCACGGAGGCGCTAGCGCTGTTTGTACGGTTCTGGTTGACGACGACTCCGCCGCTGCCCGACACAAACCGCGAGGCGGCGCAAGCCAAAGGCCGGGAGCGCTATGAGGGTTTTGTGGAGACGCTCGGCCGGCGTCTTGCCAAGGGGAATACGCTGGTTAAGGAAGTTTCGGAGGACATCACAGGTCATGGATCCGAGTAG
- a CDS encoding LysE family translocator, which yields MPDLLVFLPACFALNIAFGPNNLLAMTHGAQRGVPFAFTASLARLGIFVPMITASALGLGILLSASALVFNAVKIVGAAYLVWLGIKLLRSVPGEADWDAEAMKPTLHRAFRGEALVAISNPKAILIFAAFFPQFVDTSNYWMSYALLGAVFIALEAIAILIYATAGRFAAAFASTKLHWFQRASGGGMIAFGLLLLFSRQPGRGAA from the coding sequence ATGCCCGATCTACTCGTGTTCCTGCCCGCGTGCTTCGCGCTAAATATCGCGTTCGGTCCGAACAACCTTCTCGCTATGACCCATGGGGCACAGAGAGGGGTCCCCTTTGCATTCACGGCAAGTCTTGCCCGGTTGGGTATCTTCGTTCCGATGATCACGGCAAGCGCTTTGGGCCTCGGCATACTGCTGTCGGCCTCTGCGTTGGTCTTCAACGCGGTGAAGATCGTAGGCGCTGCGTATCTCGTCTGGCTGGGCATCAAACTACTACGGAGTGTGCCGGGAGAGGCGGATTGGGACGCCGAAGCCATGAAACCAACGCTTCATAGGGCGTTCCGCGGTGAGGCTCTTGTGGCTATCAGCAACCCCAAGGCAATCCTCATCTTCGCCGCCTTCTTTCCCCAGTTCGTCGACACGTCGAATTACTGGATGAGCTACGCGCTGCTCGGTGCTGTCTTCATCGCGCTCGAAGCCATCGCGATACTGATCTACGCGACGGCAGGACGTTTTGCGGCTGCCTTCGCTTCAACGAAGCTACATTGGTTTCAACGGGCCTCCGGGGGCGGCATGATTGCCTTTGGACTGCTGCTTCTCTTCAGCCGCCAGCCCGGCCGGGGTGCTGCATAG
- the trbB gene encoding P-type conjugative transfer ATPase TrbB — MTDQPFRTEAIERGSRMLRTALGPHVATWLADPGVVEVMLNPDGRLWVDRLSEGLADTGENLSAADGERIVRLVAHHVGAEVHAGAPRVSAELPGTGERFEGLLPPVVAAPVFAIRKPAVAVFTLEDYVGAGIMPDDAVAALRDAIASRANILVAGGTSTGKTTLTNALLAEVAKSSDRVVLIEDTRELQCLTPNLVALRTKDSIASLSDLVRASLRLRPDRIPIGEVRGAEALDLLKAWGTGHPGGIGTIHAGSALGALRRLEQLIQEAVITVPRAMIAETIDLIAVLAGRGSARRLSELARVERLDTSGDYQIQPLLHPQTGDQP; from the coding sequence ATGACCGACCAACCTTTCAGAACCGAAGCGATCGAGCGCGGCTCCCGCATGCTTCGCACGGCGCTCGGGCCGCATGTCGCCACCTGGCTTGCGGACCCGGGCGTCGTCGAGGTGATGCTCAACCCCGACGGCCGCCTGTGGGTCGACCGGCTGAGCGAAGGGCTGGCCGACACTGGCGAAAACCTTTCGGCGGCCGATGGCGAACGTATCGTGCGACTGGTCGCGCACCATGTCGGCGCGGAAGTCCATGCCGGAGCCCCACGCGTCTCAGCGGAGCTGCCGGGAACAGGGGAGCGGTTCGAGGGCCTGTTACCGCCCGTGGTCGCCGCGCCGGTCTTTGCGATTCGCAAACCGGCCGTCGCAGTCTTTACGCTCGAAGATTATGTCGGCGCCGGGATCATGCCGGACGATGCAGTGGCGGCATTGCGCGACGCCATCGCGTCGCGCGCCAATATCCTCGTCGCCGGAGGCACCTCGACCGGCAAGACCACGCTTACCAATGCGCTGCTGGCGGAAGTCGCCAAATCCTCCGACCGCGTCGTTCTGATCGAGGATACGCGCGAGCTCCAATGCCTGACGCCGAACCTCGTCGCTCTGCGAACCAAGGACAGCATCGCGTCGCTTTCCGATCTCGTCCGCGCCTCGTTACGTCTGCGGCCTGATCGCATTCCGATCGGCGAGGTGCGCGGCGCCGAAGCGCTCGATCTTCTGAAGGCCTGGGGCACCGGCCACCCCGGCGGCATCGGCACCATCCATGCAGGCTCAGCCCTCGGTGCGCTGCGCCGCCTCGAACAGCTCATCCAGGAAGCTGTCATCACCGTGCCCCGCGCGATGATCGCCGAGACGATCGACCTGATCGCCGTCCTCGCGGGCCGCGGATCGGCGCGACGGCTGTCCGAACTCGCCCGTGTCGAACGCCTCGATACGAGCGGCGACTACCAAATCCAACCGCTTCTTCACCCCCAGACAGGAGACCAACCATGA
- a CDS encoding TrbC/VirB2 family protein, protein MTRTTILYPRWPLYATALAVGVLLAAPAHAAGSGMPWEAPLQSILESIEGPVAKIVAVIIIIITGLTLAFGDSSGGFRRLVQIVFGLSIAFAASSFFLSFFSFGGGALI, encoded by the coding sequence ATGACCAGAACCACCATTCTTTACCCACGCTGGCCGCTCTATGCGACGGCCCTCGCAGTCGGCGTTCTACTTGCTGCGCCCGCCCATGCGGCGGGCTCGGGCATGCCCTGGGAGGCACCGCTCCAATCGATCCTGGAATCGATTGAAGGACCGGTCGCCAAAATCGTCGCTGTGATCATCATCATCATTACCGGTCTGACGCTCGCTTTCGGCGACTCCTCGGGCGGCTTCCGCCGGCTGGTGCAGATCGTCTTTGGCCTGTCGATCGCGTTCGCCGCATCGAGCTTCTTCCTGTCCTTCTTCTCCTTCGGCGGCGGAGCGCTGATCTGA
- a CDS encoding VirB3 family type IV secretion system protein, with the protein MEGAAEIPGFYAPVHRALVEPILLGGAPRAIAIANGTLAAAVGLGLRLWVVGIALWLVGHLLAVWAAKHDAQIVDVARRHLRFPTWFGV; encoded by the coding sequence ATGGAGGGCGCCGCCGAGATCCCGGGTTTTTACGCGCCCGTTCACCGCGCGCTGGTCGAACCGATCCTGCTCGGCGGCGCGCCGCGTGCGATCGCCATCGCCAACGGCACGCTCGCGGCCGCAGTCGGCCTTGGTCTCAGGCTCTGGGTGGTCGGGATCGCGCTCTGGCTCGTCGGCCATCTGCTCGCGGTCTGGGCTGCCAAGCATGACGCCCAGATCGTCGACGTTGCCCGGCGGCATCT